In one window of Gymnogyps californianus isolate 813 chromosome 9, ASM1813914v2, whole genome shotgun sequence DNA:
- the BCORL1 gene encoding LOW QUALITY PROTEIN: BCL-6 corepressor-like protein 1 (The sequence of the model RefSeq protein was modified relative to this genomic sequence to represent the inferred CDS: inserted 3 bases in 3 codons), which produces MISTAPLYSGVHNWTSTERIRMCGLNEERRAPLSDEESKTSSSQHLGSQEFCVSSSLSEVELTAVSGGGSSAQGLDADGKVEEKLGPKLEEQPPDPNPSPECAGKTVKDDALGPLASQGDGRGQEPAIPRAAEQESSDADAAWTPADPHGDKQADAPPACSVAPESEPAGKEKTTPSAGAQGPGVLAEGTLSVVVSSCNTSASAPATFTLNRVCFPTSQAPAMQKLPLSFQAGAVLSPSQSLVYIPPPSCGQPLSVATLPATLGVSSTLTLPVLPSYLHERCLPXIIASPELRSYPYTFSVTRPLASDAKVVPVEVNQLSCPSPSGGSGAQAAAEGAPPSTAGPSLSSSQPPLAASCGSAAPSSGTGAHARAPAAPEPNAPGAATSLSPLKSPPQLEREMISSPECSEMPLDLSSKSNRQKLPPPSQRKTPPMPILTPVHTSGKALLTTVLSKSQRAAQTTGSSVTSCLGTTPPLVIFPEFLRNGEQGSWVKNTTLISTIPGTYVGVANPVPASLLLSKDPGVSFSRDPRHLPKQEPISIIDQGEPRSAGVPCGKKANQVSTEGQQDPARRLLHGRVAPGAPLCQSKDISTWNPGQGSVYPRCPVNGKPSNPQLLPLGWSPYHQTPLLSIGISTAGQLPPNQNSSCKPAGAGELPTFPSVQPTESSXSAQSLPEGLPRLPPQEREAAAKSKSCRALPKLYEEPANPVPLDAGPSLQTSALDVKGGKGKLDNPQKSQECDQPEADSSKEGSVQTEAPQGSCSLKQLDAKPKNQVLAAYLSHDLPAAGQQSLRMISEVPAVPTESQGKELGCEGSQEPPAAEPLQCVRQVDLCRVKKERVECDVSFTSVTCLRAGTAPQAFXEVKLKGAGQIKQEGSVRCKSKRQHDGDTRQAHKRLKCQAQDGEESPSKSGSRSVHSRKWRKHHDNPHELSKRDGRTGLGSVKDHNSLRVKRKRRRPAKTEFPSPAHRGDSHEEGYLEKKPKNNFRDFIPVVLSSRTRSQSGSIAGSSAGVTGECDVTGQEILPLLEEDQEEEEEEEEEETSLKRRKLRKSHRTSRYHSRRARDRSLSERSGCYTRRTRELPWRVESPRQLWEPNEEEEDDSHIKRKKRRRQKSRKYQTGEYLTEREEERVGYPHRRRKSKADFRYRKQKEPVKGKGTELRLRSRLSPSPRKSQGRPDFRNGFFLEHSDSSPVQEELEKPSGKRKCKTKHLAGICDEGKGKGCWNQPKMRSLKKPQDLWTLCKSRRVSPGSSPELPMAQNVPPGARRLIVNKNAGETLLQRAARLGYKDVVLYCLQKKSSDVNHRDNAGYTALHEACARGWIDILHILLEHGANVNCSAQDGTRPVHDAVANDNLETMWLLLSYGADPTLATYSGQTAVKLATSEVMKRFLCDYLSDLQGRTDGDPRTAWDFYSSSVLEGKDSIGCDLLLNPPGSSDQEEEEQEADNFMFEFSDKPLLPSYNLQVSVSRGPCNWFLFSDVLKRLKLSSRIFQARFPHFEIATLPKAEFQRQVSLSQVLAQEEVQESPEPAQGAAETVELVHYEPELLQLLGSAVEYQAWSS; this is translated from the exons ATGATCTCTACAGCACCTCTCTATAGTGGGGTGCACAACTGGACCAGCACAGAGCGGATTCGCATGTGTGGCCTCAACGAGGAGAG GAGAGCCCCCCTTTCTGATGAGGAGTCTAAAACgagcagctcccagcacttGGGGTCTCAAGAGTTTTGCGTCAGCAGCAGCCTTTCCGAG GTGGAGCTCACAGCAGTCAGCGGTGGTGGCAGCAGCGCCCAGGGGCTGGATGCTGATGGCAAGGTGGAGGAAAAGCTTGGGCCCAAACTGGAAGAGCAGCCACCTGATCCCAACCCAAGCCCGGAGTGTGCGGGAAAGACTGTGAAAGATGATGCCCTGGGCCCTCTGGCAAGCCAGGGGGATGGCAGAGGGCAGGAGCCTGCAATCCCCAGAGCTGCCGAGCAGGAGAGCAGTGATGCTGATGCTGCCTGGACACCTGCAGATCCTCACGGCGACAAGCAGGCTGatgctcctccagcctgctcCGTGGCTCCAGAGAGCGAGcctgctgggaaggagaaaaccACCCCAAGCGCTGGAGCACAAGGGCCAGGCGTGCTGGCAGAAGGGACATTGTCTGTGGTTGTCTCCAGCTGCAACACCTCTGCCTCCGCTCCCGCCACTTTTACTTTGAACAGAGTGTGCTTTCCCACATCTCAGGCCCCTGCTATGCAAAAACTGCCCCTGTCCTTTCAGGCTGGGGCAGTTCTGAGCCCGAGCCAGTCGCTGGTGTACATCCCACCACCCAGCTGCGGGCAGCCGCTCAGCGTGGCCACGCTTCCAGCCACCTTGGGGGTCTCCTCCACGCTCACCCTCCCCGTCCTGCCTTCCTACCTACACGAGCGTTGCCTGC GCATTATCGCTTCCCCAGAGTTGCGCTCCTACCCCTACACCTTCTCCGTCACCAGACCCTTGGCTTCAGATGCCAAAGTGGTGCCTGTGGAGGTGAATCAGCTTAGCTGCCCTTCGCCCTCAGGCGGAAGCGGTGCCCAGGCTGCTGCCGAGGGTGCTCCCCCGTCCACCGCTGGCCCTTCCCTCTCATCCAgccagcctccgctggcagcATCGTGTGGGAGCGCTGCTCCCTCTTCCGGCACCGGTGCGCACGCCAGagccccggcagctcccgaGCCGAACGCACCGGGGGCTGCcacttccctctctcctctgaaGTCGCCTCCACAGCTAGAACGTGAGATGATCTCCTCTCCGGAGTGCAGCGAGATGCCTCTTGATCTCTCCTCCAAGTCCAATCGTCAGAAACTGCCTCCACCCAGTCAACGCAAAACACCTCCTATGCCCATCCTCACACCCGTGCACACCAGCGGCAAAGCTCTTCTCACCACGGTCCTGTCCAAGTCCCAGCGCGCGGCCCAGACTACGGGCAGCAGCGTCACCTCGTGTCTCGGCACCACCCCTCCCTTAGTCATCTTCCCCGAGTTCCTGCGCAACGGCGAGCAGGGCTCCTGGGTGAAGAACACCACGCTCATCAGCACCATTCCAGGCACCTACGTCGGCGTCGCCAACCCGGTGCCTGCCTCGCTGCTGCTCAGCAAGGACCCCGGTGTGAGCTTCAGCAGGGACCCGCGCCACCTTCCCAAGCAGGAGCCTATTTCCATCATTGATCAGGGGGAGCCTCGCAGCGCTGGGGTTCCCTGTGGGAAGAAAGCCAACCAGGTCAGCACAGAAGGACAGCAGGATCCTGCCAGGAGACTTCTTCATGGCAGAGTTGCTCCAGGAGCTCCTTTGTGTCAGTCCAAGGACATCTCCACTTGGAATCCCGGCCAGGGAAGTGTGTACCCGCGATGCCCCGTGAATGGAAAACCTTCCAATCCTCAGCTTCTGCCTCTCGGCTGGTCTCCTTATCATCAAACCCCCCTGCTTTCAATTGGCATCTccacagcagggcagctgcCCCCAAACCAGAACAGCTCCTGCAAGCCAGCCGGTGCAGGTGAGCTCCCGACATTCCCGAGCGTGCAGCCCACAGAGTCCA GCAGCGCCCAGAGCCTGCCAGAGGGGCTGCCCAGGCTCCCACCTCAGGAACGGGAAGCTGCAGCCAAGAGCAAGAGCTGCCGGGCCTTGCCCAAGCTCTACGAGGAGCCGGCCAATCCAGTCCCGTTGGATGCAGGTCCATCTCTTCAGACCAGTGCTTTGGATGTgaaaggggggaaggggaagctggACAACCCTCAGAAGAGTCAAGAGTGCGATCAACCAGAGGCTGACTCCAGTAAGGAGGGCAGTGTACAGACTGAGGCTCCCCAGGGGAGCTGTAGCCTCAAACAGTTGGATGCAAAGCCTAAAAACCAAGTGTTAGCGGCGTATTTGTCGCACGATCTGCCCGCGgctgggcagcagagcctgcGAATGATTTCAGAGGTGCCCGCTGTGCCCACGGAGAGTCAAggcaaggagctgggctgcGAAGGCTCCCAGGAGCCACCAGCTGCAGAGCCCCTCCAGTGCGTGCGTCAGGTGGATCTGTGCAGGGTCAAGAAGGAGCGAGTGGAGTGTGACGTGTCATTTACTTCTGTGACTTGCCTGCGAGCTGGGACGGCTCCCCAGGCCT GCGAGGTCAAGCTCAAAGGAGCAGGCCAAATCAAGCAAGAGGGCAGCGTGCGCTGCAAGTCCAAGCGGCAGCATGATGGGGACACCAGGCAGGCCCACAAGAGACTGAAGTGCCAAGCCCAGGATGGCGAGGAGTCCCCAAGCAAATCGGGGAGCCGGAGCGTGCACAGCCGGAAG TGGCGAAAACACCATGACAATCCGCATGAACTCAGCAAACGAGATGGCCGAACCGGCCTGGGATCAGTGAAGGATCACAACAGCCTCAGGGTAAAGCGTAAGCGCAGGAGGCCAGCGAAGACGGAGTTCCCATCTCCGGCACACCGCGGGGACAGCCACGAGGAAG GTTACCTTGAGAAGAAACCCAAGAACAACTTTCGGGATTTCATTCCGGTGGTGCTGAGCAGCCGGACGCGCAGTCAGTCGG GAAGCATCGCTGGCTCTTCTGCTGGTGTGACGGGAGAGTGTGATGTGACTGGTCAGGAGATTTTACCGTTGctggaggaggatcaggaagaagaggaggaggaagaggaggaggagacatcCTTGAAACGTCGCAAGCTGCGAAAATCCCACAGGACATCACGCTATCACAGTCGCAGGGCCAGGGACAGGTCTCTGTCCGAGAGGAGCGGCTGTTACACGAGGAGGACCCGGGAGCTGCCCTGGAGAGTGGAATCACCCAGGCAGCTGTGGGAGCCCaacgaggaggaggaagatgacagccacatcaaaaggaagaaaaggagacgACAGAAAAGTCGGAAATACCAGACAGGGGAATATTTGACCGAGCGAGAGGAGGAGCGAGTGGGCTACCCCCACAGGAGGCGAAAATCCAAAGCAG ATTTTAGGTACCGGAAGCAGAAGGAGCCTGTGAAGGGTAAAGGCACAGAGCTGCGACTGAGGAGCAggctttccccctcccctcgaAAATCTCAAGGACGCCCGGACTTTCGGAATGGCTTCTTCCTGGAGCACTCCGACAGCTCTCCCGTCCAAGAAGAGCTGGAGAAACCATCAGGAAAACGCAAATGTAAAACCAAACACCTGGCAGGGATCTGTGACGAGGGGAAG ggGAAAGGCTGCTGGAACCAGCCCAAAATGCGCTCTCTGAAGAAGCCCCAGGACTTGTGGACACTTTGTAAGTCCCGTCGGGTCAGCCCAGGGAGTTCCCCCGAATTGCCCATGGCCCAGAACGTTCCTCCTGGAGCTCGGCGGCTGATTGTGAACAAAAATGCAGGGGAGACCCTTCTGCAGCGAGCAGCTCGCCTGGGCTACAAG GACGTAGTGCTGTATTGcctgcagaaaaagagcagtGACGTGAACCATCGTGACAACGCTGGCTACACAGCTCTGCACGAAGCCTGTGCGCGAGGCTGGATCGACATCCTCCACATTCTGCTAGAGCACGGCGCCAACGTGAACTGCAGTGCGCAGGATGGCACAAG GCCTGTCCACGATGCAGTAGCAAATGACAACCTGGAAACCATGTGGCTTCTACTCTCCTATGGTGCTGATCCCACTCTGGCCACTTACTCTGGGCAGACAGCTGTGAAGCTTGCCACCAGTGAAGTGATGAAGCGCTTTCTCTGCG attACCTTTCGGATCTCCAGGGGCGCACTGATGGAGATCCTCGAACAGCATGGGACTTctacagcagctctgtgctaG AGGGGAAAGATAGCATTGGATGCGATCTTCTGCTCAACCCTCCAGGAAGTTCAGaccaggaggaagaggagcaagaAGCAGACAACTTCATGTTTGAGTTCTCAGACAAGCCACTGCTTCCCAGCTATAACCTCCAAGTGTCCGTCTCTCGGGG GCCCTGCAACTGGTTCCTCTTCTCCGACGTGCTCAAGCGGCTGAAGCTGTCCTCCCGCATATTCCAGGCCCGCTTCCCGCACTTCGAGATCGCCACGCTGCCCAAGGCGGAGTTCCAGCGCCAGGTCTCTCTCAGCCAGGTGCTGGCGCAGGAGGAGGTGCAGGAGAGCCCCGAGCCGGCGCAGGGCGCTGCAGAGACAGTGGAGCTGGTGCACTACGAGCccgagctgctgcagctgctgggttCGGCGGTGGAGTACCAGGCCTGGAGCAGCTGA
- the AIFM1 gene encoding apoptosis-inducing factor 1, mitochondrial, with protein MDVRGNIVKLSDGTQISYDKCLIATGGSPRNLPAIERAGKDVQQRLTLFRKIEDFKSLEKISREVKSVTIIGGGFLGSELACALGRRARTRGLEVIQLFPENGNMGKVLPEYLSNWTTEKVRREGVNVMPNAVVKSVSVCGNRLVIKLKDGRKVETDHIVAAVGLEPNVELAKSAGLEVDSDFGGFRVNAELQARSNIWVAGDAACFYDIKLGRRRVEHHDHAVVSGRLAGENMTGAAKPYWHQSMFWSDLGPNVGYEAIGLVDSSLPTVGVFAKATAKDTPKSATEQSGTGIRSESETEAEASEVHISPSSSPAPQVPKQGEDYGKGVIFYLRDKVVVGIVLWNIFNRMPIARKIIKDGEEHDDLNEVAKLFNIHED; from the exons ATGGATGTTAGAGGCAACATAGTGAAACTCAGTGATGGTACCCAGATATCCTATGACAAATGTCTAATTGCCACTG GTGGTTCCCCAAGGAACCTACCCGCCAttgaaagagcaggaaaagatGTACAACAAAGGCTGACACTGTTCCGAAAG ATTGAGGACTTCAAAAGTCTGGAGAAGATTTCAAGAGAAGTCAAGTCCGTCACAATTATTGGTGGTGGTTTTCTCGGCAGTGAGCTGGCCTGTGCTCTGGGAAGAAGAG cacGAACCAGAGGCCTGGAGGTGATTCAGCTGTTTCCAGAGAACGGCAATATGGGCAAAGTCTTGCCTGAATATCTGAGCAACTGGACCACAGAGAAAGTCAGAAGAG AGGGTGTTAATGTCATGCCTAACGCTGTGGTCAAGTCTGTCTCTGTCTGTGGCAATCGGCTGGTGATTAAACTGAAAGACGGCCGAAAG GTGGAGACGGATCATATTGTGGCTGCGGTAGGGCTGGAGCCTAACGTGGAGTTAGCGAAGtcagctgggctggaggtggACTCTGACTTTGGAGGGTTCAGGGTGAATGCGGAGCTGCAGGCACGCTCCAATATCTGGGTG GCAGGGGATGCTGCCTGCTTCTATGATATCAAACTAGGTAGGAGACGTGTAGAGCACCATGATCATGCTGTGGTGAGTGGAAGACTAGCTGGAGAAAACATGACAGGAGCTGCGAAGCCCTACTGGCATCAGTCCATGTTCTG GAGCGATCTGGGTCCTAACGTAGGGTACGAAGCCATTGGCCTCGTTGACAGTAGTTTGCCAACAGTAGGAGTCTTTGctaaagcaacagcaaaagacACACCGAAAAGCGCAACGGAGCAATCAG GGACAGGTATTCGATCAGAGagtgaaacagaagcagaagccTCCGAAGTTCACATTTCTCCAAGCTCTTCACCAGCTCCTCAAGTTCCAAAGCAAGGAGAAGATTATGGCAAAGGTGTCATTTTCTACCTCAGGGATAAAGTTGTGGTAGGAATCGTGTTATGGAACATCTTCAACAGGATGCCTATTGCTCGAAAG atCATCAAAGATGGGGAGGAGCACGATGATCTCAACGAAGTAGCGAAGCTTTTCAACATCCACGAAGACTGA